TTCCAACGGGAGCGGAAGTAATTGACGGTAAAGGTCACTTCGCTTCACCAGGTTTCGTAGATGTCCATACACATTTACGTGAACCAGGTTTTGAGCATAAAGAAACGATTGCAACAGGTACAGCTTCTGCAGCAAAGGGTGGCTTCACAACGATTTGTGCGATGCCAAACACAAAGCCAGTACCAGATTCAATCGAAAATATGCAATTAATTAATGGCCTAATTAAAGATAGTGCAGTCATTCGCGTATTACCATATGGCTCGTTAACAAAAGACATTTCAGGCGAAGTGCGCACAGATATGGCAGAGCTAAAAGCAAATGGCGCAGTAGCATTTTCAGACGACGGTGTAGGCATTCAGCTTGCTTCAACAATGTATGAGCAAATGCAACAAGCGGCGAAATTAGATGCAGTTGTTGTTGCACACTGTGAAGATAACTCATTAATTTATGACGGCGTTATGCACGAAGGTACGCGTAATAAAGAGCTTGGCTTACCAGGTATTCCATCAATCTGTGAATCAGTGCAAATCGCGCGAGATGTACTATTAGCGGAAGCTGCTGGTGCTCGTTACCACGTATGTCACGTATCAACAAAAGAATCAGTACGTGCTGTGCGTGATGCAAAAGCTGCTGGTATCAAAGTAACAGCAGAGGTTTGTCCACACCACTTACTATTAGAAGAAATGGACATCCCATCAGATGATGCAAACTGGAAAATGAACCCACCATTACGAGCATTAGATGATAAAGATTCATTACACGCAGCATTATTAGATGGAACAATTGATTGTATCGCAACAGACCATGCACCACATACAGTAGAAGAAAAATGCTGTGGTATGGTGGGCGCACCATTCGGGATTGTAGGCTTTGAAACAGCATTCCCATTACTATACACGAGTTTTGTAGAAACAGGGAAATGGACATTAAAGCAATTAGTTGATTGGATGAGCGTAAAGGCAGCTGAAATTTTCGACTTACCATATGGTACATTAACGGTTGGAGCTTCAGCGGACATTGTATTAATCGACCTTGAAAAAGAGCAAACAGTTGATGCAGAAGGATTTGTATCTAAAGGCCGTAACACACCATTCAATGGATGGGTTGCAAAAGGTTGGCCGGTAGTAACTATTTTCGAAGGCAATATCGTATATCAGGAGGCAGAATAATGAAAAAGCGTTTATTAATTTTAGAAGACGGAACAGTATTTACAGGTACGGCATTCGGTAGTGAACAAGCTAGCCAAGGTGAAGTAGTGTTCACGACAGGTATGACAGGCTACCAAGAAACATTATCTGACCCTTCTTTCTACGGTCAAATCGTAACATTAACATATCCATTAATCGGTAACTACGGGATTAACCGTGACGACTTTGAATCAATTTCGCCAGCTATCCGTGGTTTCGTTGTTCGTGAATTAGCGGATCAACCATCGAACTGGCGCTCAGATATGACATTAGATGAATATTTAACATCACAAAATATTCCTGGTATCGAGGGAATTGATACACGTAAATTAACACGTATCATCCGTGCAAAAGGAGCAGTACGCGCGATTTTAACGGAAGCAGATGCAGAAGTAGATGTAGAAAAAATCGTAGCAGAGCTTCAAAATACACCATTCATTACACATCATGTACGTGAAGTATCGCCAAAAGCAGCATATCCATCTCCAGGTCGCGGTAAGCGTGTTGTGTTATTAGACTTCGGTATGAAGCACGGCATTTTACGCGAACTAAATAAGCGTGATTGTGATGTAATCGTTGTTCCTTACAACACAACAGCAGAGCAAATTTTAGCAATGCACCCAGATGGCATTATGCTATCAAACGGTCCTGGTAACCCAGAAGATGTAACAGAAGGTATCGAAACGATCAAAGGTTTAATCGGCAAGGTTCCAATTTTCGGTATTTGCTTAGGTCACCAACTATTCTCATTAGCATGTGGTGCAAAATCGTTTAAATTACCATTCGGTCACCGTGGCGGAAATCACCCTGTAAAAGATTTACGAACAGGTCGTACAGACTTAACATCTCAAAATCATGGCTATGCAATTGACATTGAGTCATTAAAAGATACAGATTTAGAATTAACGCACGTTGCACTGAACGACGGTACTTGTGAAGGTGTACGTCATAAAAAGTACCCAGTGTTTACAGTACAATACCACCCAGAAGCTTCACCTGGCCCTGAAGATTCAAATCACTTATTCGACGAGTTTATTGAAATGATGGAACAAGAAGCAGCAAAGGAGAATCAACATGCCTAAACGTACAGATATTGAAACTATTTTAGTAATCGGATCAGGTCCAATTGTAATTGGACAAGCAGCAGAGTTTGACTATGCAGGAACACAAGCGTGTCTTTCATTAAAAGAGGAAGGCTATAAAGTAATTTTAATTAACTCAAACCCTGCGACAATTATGACAGATACAGAAATCGCAGATAAAGTATACATCGAGCCAATTTCTTTAGAGTTCGTATCACGTATTTTACGAAAAGAGCGCCCAGATGCAATCCTTTCCACATTAGGTGGTCAAACAGGATTAAACATGGCAATCGAACTTGATGAGTCAGGTATTTTAGATGAGCTTGGAATCGAAATTTTAGGAACAAAATTAGATGCGATCCATAAAGCAGAGGACCGCGACTTATTCCGTAACTTAATGTACGAATTAGGTGCACCAGTTCCTGAGTCTGACATTATTCACAATATGGAAGAAGCAAAAGCATTCGTTGCTAAAATCGGTTACCCAGTAATCGTACGTCCTGCATTCACACTTGGTGGTACTGGTGGCGGTATTTGTTACAATGACCAAGACTTACAAGAAATCGTTACTTCAGGTCTAAAATATTCACCAGTAACACAATGCTTACTTGAAAAATCAATT
This portion of the Solibacillus daqui genome encodes:
- a CDS encoding carbamoyl phosphate synthase small subunit, translated to MKKRLLILEDGTVFTGTAFGSEQASQGEVVFTTGMTGYQETLSDPSFYGQIVTLTYPLIGNYGINRDDFESISPAIRGFVVRELADQPSNWRSDMTLDEYLTSQNIPGIEGIDTRKLTRIIRAKGAVRAILTEADAEVDVEKIVAELQNTPFITHHVREVSPKAAYPSPGRGKRVVLLDFGMKHGILRELNKRDCDVIVVPYNTTAEQILAMHPDGIMLSNGPGNPEDVTEGIETIKGLIGKVPIFGICLGHQLFSLACGAKSFKLPFGHRGGNHPVKDLRTGRTDLTSQNHGYAIDIESLKDTDLELTHVALNDGTCEGVRHKKYPVFTVQYHPEASPGPEDSNHLFDEFIEMMEQEAAKENQHA
- a CDS encoding dihydroorotase produces the protein MTTVLQNVKLINDQGELVVSSIIMDDGKIVSIGGDIPTGAEVIDGKGHFASPGFVDVHTHLREPGFEHKETIATGTASAAKGGFTTICAMPNTKPVPDSIENMQLINGLIKDSAVIRVLPYGSLTKDISGEVRTDMAELKANGAVAFSDDGVGIQLASTMYEQMQQAAKLDAVVVAHCEDNSLIYDGVMHEGTRNKELGLPGIPSICESVQIARDVLLAEAAGARYHVCHVSTKESVRAVRDAKAAGIKVTAEVCPHHLLLEEMDIPSDDANWKMNPPLRALDDKDSLHAALLDGTIDCIATDHAPHTVEEKCCGMVGAPFGIVGFETAFPLLYTSFVETGKWTLKQLVDWMSVKAAEIFDLPYGTLTVGASADIVLIDLEKEQTVDAEGFVSKGRNTPFNGWVAKGWPVVTIFEGNIVYQEAE